One Glandiceps talaboti chromosome 20, keGlaTala1.1, whole genome shotgun sequence genomic region harbors:
- the LOC144451026 gene encoding uncharacterized protein LOC144451026 — protein sequence MLTTDTDSKKYFVQNFVKIANDLLDVNNEEQWQRIHMDKGVHKGSSLVFKALAKFGEDVAKFVNNHNESVYLSYNNIEYHAYLTSHESNRMETVITDNQGLSKKKRSTENVNKRTDVVPSVVLKDSTNATVGITFQYNVKGAVLPVGDGSDKSKLRQWVRSVTAVARVQIVNTPVLSVMMYSKTGKQLALNNSFSVTMNHWKEGYDPECVEMVYGKSKSIWDKSKCTVQESDEYATTCECNHTGNVAVLMIQGTKPTPFLIDARNAVVLIFNGMAIFILLVTAGFVFYSRIKSDRYYLLGTSVLSFTIMPLLILVCYITDVRTNLLHAEWLGVAVNDDSHFCIH from the exons ATGTTGACAACAGATACTGATAGCAAGAagtattttgtacaa AACTTTGTGAAGATTGCCAATGATCTACTTGATGTCAACAATGAAGAACAGTGGCAAAGAATTCACATG GACAAAGGAGTACACAAAGGATCATCTCTGGTTTTCAAGGCTTTGGCTAAATTTGGTGAGGATGTGGCCAAATTTGTCAACAATCACAACGAGTCTGTTTACTTGTCATATAACAACATTG aATACCATGCCTACTTGACATCACATGAAAGTAACCGCATGGAGACTGTGATCACCGACAATCAGGGATTATCAAAGAAGAAGAGAAGTACTGAGAATGTTAATAAGAGAACAGATGTTGTTCCATCTGTTGTACTGAAAGATAGCACAA ATGCCACAGTCGGAATTACTTTCCAATACAATGTTAAAGGAGCAGTGTTGCCAGTAGGAGATGGTTCTGATAA AAGCAAGCTACGTCAGTGGGTGCGTTCTGTTACGGCTGTTGCAAGGGTTCAGATCGTGAATACACCTGTGCTATCGGTGATGATGTATTCAAAGACTGGTAAACAGCTTGCACTTAATAACAGTTTCTCAGTGACAATGAATCACTGGAAG GAAGGCTATGATCCTGAATGTGTTGAAATGGTATATGGCAAATCAAAGAG tatctGGGATAAATCTAAATGTACTGTACAGGAATCAGACGAATATGCCACAACATGTGAATGTAATCATACTGGGAATGTTGCTGTGTTGATGATCCAAGGCACAAAACCAACT CCATTTTTAATTGATGCCCGTAATGCAGTTGTCTTGATATTTAATGGAATGGCAATTTTTATCTTGCTGGTTACAGCTGGGTTTGTCTTCTATTCTAG AATAAAGAGTGATCGTTACTATCTCCTTGGGACGTCTGTACTTTCATTCACCATTATGCCTTTGCTGATTCTTGTCTGTTACATCACGGATGTCAGAACT AATCTTCTACATGCTGAATGGTTGGGCGTTGCCGTTAACGATGATAGTCATTTCTGTATTCATTGA
- the LOC144451057 gene encoding uncharacterized protein LOC144451057 has product MLALVSVGSLGYTYYYYMRETKKYEPDEWMKYWRELRSVMLFLFFGIINSIAGIWMAVTDDVVVGYAFALASFVFASTVYLSACATNVEMLEAIRIQYSGDQDLKTALVVVKSTEHARMDARKGNKLKMKRILERKKKRMMMRQQIKQKEVDRTDKMVAMFVTAKTQPKKKRTKADFEEDFSI; this is encoded by the exons ATGTTAGCTTTG GTAAGCGTTGGAAGTCTTGGGTATACATACTACTATTACATGAgagaaacaaagaaatatgaaccAGACGAGTGGATGAAATACTG GAGAGAACTTCGATCAGTGATGCTGTTCCTGTTTTTTGGTATTATAAATTCAATTGCTGGCATATGGATGGCAGTTACTGATGATGTAGTGGTTGGATATGCCTTTGCACTGGCTTCCTTTGTATTT GCATCTACTGTATACCTGTCTGCCTGTGCTACAAATGTAGAG ATGTTGGAGGCAATCCGAATACAATATTCTGGTGATCAAGATCTTAAGACTGCGCTGGTTGTAGTGAAATCAACTGAGCATGCTAGGATGGATGCTAGAAAGGgcaataaattgaaaatgaagaGGATCTTGGAGAGGAAGAAGAAAAGGATGATGATGCGACAACAAATCAAACAGAAAGAAGTAGACAGGACTGACAAGATGGTTGCAATGTTTGTAACG GCTAAGACCCAGCCTAAGAAAAAACGAACGAAAGCTGATTTTGAAGAAGATTTTTCTATTTGA